Genomic segment of Flavobacteriales bacterium:
GGAAAACTTCGCACTTATGGCATTACCACTCCTGTTGCTTTTTATGTTGGTAGGGATGATAAAAATAGTGAGCAATATGTTGTGAATGCAGGACAAAGCGGCCTATCTATGGGTGATAAGAGCTATTATCTGAAAGATGAAAAGAAGTATGAAATCATCCGAAAAGGGTACTCAAAGCACGTCGCAAAGATTTTTAAACTGGCGAAGGTTAAAGCCAAATCTATTGGCAAAAATATATTGGATATTGAAACCGAAATTGCCAAAATAAGTTGGGATCGTCAGGAATTGCGTGATGCAGACAAGACGTACAACAAAATGGCGGTGGCTGATTTTGACAACAAATTAGTCAACCTAAACATTCGCAAAATGATTGAAACAATGGGCATGCACAAAGTGGACAGCTTGGTGGTTGGGCCGGTAAGCTATTATGAAAAACTCGATAATGTGGTTTCAAAAATAAATCTAAATCAATGGAAGGATTATTTAAAATGGCAAATTCTGTCTCAATATGCCCCTCATTTGGGTGATGATTTTGAAAAGGAGAATTTTAACTTTTTTGCCACCACCATGCAGGGGGTTAAAGAAATGAAACCCCGAAAAGAGCGAATTCTGCGTGTGGTTGATGGCCGATTGGGAGAACCCATTGGCAAAATCTATGTAGAAAAATATTTTCCACAAGAATCAAAGGAATACATGACCGAACTCATTGAAAACCTGAGAGATGCCTATAGAGAAAGCATTATTAACCTGACGTGGATGGGCGATGAAACAAAGGTGAAAGCATTGAAGAAACTGGAATCTTTTAGCTATAAAATCGGATATCCAAACAAATGGAAGGACTATACCCAACTTGATATAACCGCTGACAATTACTTGCAAAACTTGATGAACTCATCGCTATTTGGTTTTGAAATGATGACAGACAAATTGGGCAAACCGGTGGACAAAGACGAGTGGTTTATGACACCTCATCAGGTAAATGCATATTACAACCGAAGCGGAAATGAAATTGTGTTTCCCGCGGGAATTTTGCAACCACCATTTTTTCATCCAACATTTGACCACGCCATAAATTATGGGGGTATTGGTGGAGTGATTGGACATGAATTTACCCATGGTTTTGACGATCAGGGTTCGAAATATGACTGGGATGGAAACAAAAATGACTGGTGGACAGACGAAGACCGCAAACAATTTGACGCTCTTACCACCAAACTTGCCGAACAATACAGCAAATACGAAGTATTACCCGGTGAGTTTGTTAATGGCCGATTGACTTTGGGTGAGAATATTGCCGATTTGGGCGGCATCACTTTGTCTTACATGGCCTGCGAAAAGGTGATGTCGAAACAAAAAGACCAAATGGTGGATGGTTTTACATGGCAGCAGCGTTTCTTTTTGGGCTGGGCCAATGTGTGGAAAGGAAATATTACCGACGAAACTCTTCGAAACCGTATAAACACCGACCCGCACTCTCCGGCAGAACAAAGGGTTTTAGGCCCATTGGCAAATCTTCCACAATTTGAAGAAGCCTTTGGTTGCCACGAAAAACCAATGATGAAGGCTGACACGGCACGGATAAAGATTTGGTAGCGTTTTAATTTTTTGTTGAAACCACCAAACGGTATCAGATGTCAATTTCTTAACCGTTTTATAATATGCTTTCCGTAAGTTTGCGGCCAATTTTAAAATGCTCCGAATTTGGTGCATTGCAAAATAATTTTAGACTATAAAAAAGAAGAATGAAAATAGCAGTTGTAGGTACGGGTTATGTGGGGTTAGTTTCAGGTACTTGTTTTGCCGAAACGGGCAACAATGTAACATGTGTTGACATTGACGAAAACAAAGTAAATAGCCTAAAAAATGGCAAGATAACCATTTACGAACCCGGTCTTGAAAAACTTTTTGAACGAAACCTAAAAGAGGGTCGTTTGCATTTTACCACCAACTTGGAAGAGGCCGTAAAAGAAGCCAAAATCATTTTTTTAGCGTTGCCAACTCCTCCGGGAGAAGACGGCTCGGCTGATTTGAGCTATGTACTCGGCGTGGCTGATCATCTCGGAAAAATAATGACCGAATACAAAGTATTGGTTGATAAAAGCACTGTTCCCGTAGGTACAGCTGCAAAAGTTCATGCCGCCGTTCGTGCCAACTACAGCGGCGAATTTGACGTGGTTTCAAACCCGGAATTTTTGAGAGAAGGTGTGGCCGTAGATGATTTTATGAAACCCGACCGTGTGGTGGTAGGTTGCAGCAGCGAACGTGCCGAAAAATTGATGGCAGAGTTGTATGCTCCATTTGTAAGACAAGGTAATCCGGTTATTTTTATGGATGAAAAATCGGCGGAGCTGACCAAATATGCCGCCAATTCATTTTTGGCTACCAAAATTACGTTTATGAACGAAATAGCCCGAGTATGCGAGCTTGTGGGGGCCGATGTGGATAAGGTGCGAAAAGGCATTGGCACAGATACAAGAATTGGCAATCGTTTTTTATTTCCGGGCATTGGCTATGGCGGGTCTTGTTTTCCAAAAGATGTGAAAGCTTTGGTTAAAAGCTCGGCCGAAGTGGACTATGATTTCAAAATATTAAATGCAGTAGAAGAGGTAAACGAAAGCCAAAAAACCTATTTGATACCAAAAATTAAGGCACATTTTGGCGGAAACATTTCGGGCAAAAGGTTTGCTATTTGGGGGTTGGCTTTTAAACCAAATACCGATGATATTCGTGAAGCTCCTGCTTTATATTTAATCGATGAATTGACTGCGGCTGGGGCAACCGTTTCGGCATTTGACCCCGAAGCTATGGAAAACGTAAAACGCATAAAAGGCGATAAAGCGGCTTTTGTAGAAAACATGTATGATGCGTTGGCGGATGCCGACGCACTAATTGTGGCAACAGAATGGGCGGAGTTTAGAAACCCCAATTTTGAACGAATTACAGAAGCACTTAAAAACAAATTGATTTTTGATGGTAGAAATGTGTTTGATTTGAGCAAAATGCGAGAATTAGGTTATACCTATTATTCCATTGGTCGGGAAACGATTAAATAAAAAAGGATGAAAAAAGTGTTGATTACCGGAGGTGCCGGTTTTTTGGGTTCGCATTTGTGCGAACGATTTATCAAAGAAGGTTTTCATGTAATAGCTATGGACAACCTGATAACTGGAGACATGAAAAACATCGAACACCTGATGCCGCTCGAAAATTTTGAGTTTTATCATCACGATGTTTCAAAATACATTCATATACCCGGAAAACTGGATTACATACTTCATTTTGCTTCTCCGGCAAGCCCTATTGATTATTTAAAAATACCTATTCCAACGCTAAAGGTTGGTTCGCTCGGCACACACAATTGCCTTGGTTTGGCATTGGCAAAAGGGGCTAGGATGCTTATTGCTTCTACGTCTGAGGTGTATGGCGACCCAATGGTTCATCCTCAAAACGAAGACTATTGGGGAAATGTAAACCCAGTTGGTCCGCGTGGCGTATATGACGAAGCAAAACGTTTTCAGGAGGCCATGACCATGGCCTATCACACCTTTCATGGGGTAGAAACTCGAATTGTTCGAATATTTAACACTTACGGACCTCGAATGCGTTTGAACGATGGTCGTGCGTTGCCAGCTTTTATAGGTCAGGCTTTGAGAGGTGAGGATATTACGGTTTTTGGTGATGGAAGTCAGACCCGTAGTTTCTGTTATGTCGATGATTTGATAGAGGGGATTTACCGCTTGTTGATGAGCGACTATGTGCACCCGGTAAACGTTGGGAACCCCGATGAAATAAGTATTTTAGATTTTGCCAACGAGATTATTAAGTTAACGGGAACCGACCAAAAAGTGGTTTTTAAACCCCTGCCAAAAGACGACCCAAAACAACGCAAACCGGATATAACTCGAGCCAAAGAAATTTTAGGGTGGCAGCCAAAAGTAAACAGAGCCGATGGTTTAAAAATAACTTACGACTACTTTAAAAATCTTCCAACCGAAGATTTATACAAATACGCACATCCGAGAGAGTTTAAATAGGAGATCATTGGATCCCTTTGCTTGTGAGTTTGTTTAGGATTCAACAAACCATTGTTTTTGATATTATGCTGACGTATAAAATTCTCTTAAATAAGGCACCAGAAGGTGGCTATTGTGTTTCGGTACCTGCTCTTCCTGGGTGTCTTACTTATGGCGAAAACATTGATGAAGCTTTGTTGATGACTAAGGAAGCAATTGAATTGTACATAGAAGAACTTCAGGAAAGAGATTAGCCAATACCGGATGACCAAAACACACTTGAATACTCTTTAAATGTTGAATGAATATGAATTTATCTCCCAGGCACTTAATTAGAATTCTGGAAGAAAACGGTTTCATATTCAAACGAGCTAAAGGATCACACCAACTTTTTTAGCTATTCTTAAACAAGCCGGAATTGAAAAAATGTAATACCAACCAATTTTTCCATATCTTCGTTAAACGATTATGCAAATTAAAAATCCATGTCCGGCCTCAATAGCCCGAATGAAGAAGCAGGGCAATTCTTTCTATTGCAAAGGTTGCCAAAAGTTTGTGGTTGATTTTCGGGATAAATCCAATGACGAAATCAAAGAAATAATTGGCTATGGCGGTTGCGGAATTTTTAGAAACGACCAGCTAATCAACCAAAAAAGATATGGCGGATGGGGACAAGCCGTTTTCTATGCCTTGATGGTTTTGTCATTTGTCGGATTTAGTGTAAAGCCCATGAAAGCGGAGGCAACAGAAATTTTGAACCCAACTGAAACGGTCTGTGCAACAAAAGATGCATCCCTTTCAAATGAAAAACCCAACCCGTGGCGGTGGCCGCGATTTTTGAGGAGGAAAGGAAGGCAGGTCATGGGGAAAATTAGAGTAATAGAATAATTCACAATTAAATCAAAACACGCTCGTTTTTTAACCATGAAATACATTTTTTATGGTGTGTTGATCGTTTTTGTATCTTGCCAGAAAAATAAACCTTTTGAAACGGAGAAAGAAAAGGCCATTCATAGCGATACGAGCCATTTGCAGCTCGTGATTGAACTAACCAATACCGACACAATTCCTATTGAAACAACTGCCACTCAGAAACCGAAAAACACACCGCATAACGATTCTTCTCATAGAGAGGAAACTCCCTCTTATCAACTTGCGAAATCAACCATAAAAGCAAGGAGAAATGCGTTGGCAAAGGCATACAACCATTTGAGAGGAGATAATGCAAAGGGGCATTTTTTGGATTCGGTGTCGTTTATTTTTAAAGATTTTTTGATTAATCAAATTATCCCTTACTGGTATGGAACCGAATGGGATTTTAATGGATTTACCGAAACGCCGAAAC
This window contains:
- a CDS encoding M13 family metallopeptidase codes for the protein MKKYLLPALLFAAILSSMKSDKNNNPVAFDLNNLDKSISPCDNFYKYAIGNWQKLNPVPSTEGRWMSFNILDEENRKKVQGILDEALATKNPKKGSDLQLIKDFYTSALDSNSRKEKGLKAIQPLLEAVNGINTLDDLSLIFGKLRTYGITTPVAFYVGRDDKNSEQYVVNAGQSGLSMGDKSYYLKDEKKYEIIRKGYSKHVAKIFKLAKVKAKSIGKNILDIETEIAKISWDRQELRDADKTYNKMAVADFDNKLVNLNIRKMIETMGMHKVDSLVVGPVSYYEKLDNVVSKINLNQWKDYLKWQILSQYAPHLGDDFEKENFNFFATTMQGVKEMKPRKERILRVVDGRLGEPIGKIYVEKYFPQESKEYMTELIENLRDAYRESIINLTWMGDETKVKALKKLESFSYKIGYPNKWKDYTQLDITADNYLQNLMNSSLFGFEMMTDKLGKPVDKDEWFMTPHQVNAYYNRSGNEIVFPAGILQPPFFHPTFDHAINYGGIGGVIGHEFTHGFDDQGSKYDWDGNKNDWWTDEDRKQFDALTTKLAEQYSKYEVLPGEFVNGRLTLGENIADLGGITLSYMACEKVMSKQKDQMVDGFTWQQRFFLGWANVWKGNITDETLRNRINTDPHSPAEQRVLGPLANLPQFEEAFGCHEKPMMKADTARIKIW
- a CDS encoding UDP-glucose/GDP-mannose dehydrogenase family protein yields the protein MKIAVVGTGYVGLVSGTCFAETGNNVTCVDIDENKVNSLKNGKITIYEPGLEKLFERNLKEGRLHFTTNLEEAVKEAKIIFLALPTPPGEDGSADLSYVLGVADHLGKIMTEYKVLVDKSTVPVGTAAKVHAAVRANYSGEFDVVSNPEFLREGVAVDDFMKPDRVVVGCSSERAEKLMAELYAPFVRQGNPVIFMDEKSAELTKYAANSFLATKITFMNEIARVCELVGADVDKVRKGIGTDTRIGNRFLFPGIGYGGSCFPKDVKALVKSSAEVDYDFKILNAVEEVNESQKTYLIPKIKAHFGGNISGKRFAIWGLAFKPNTDDIREAPALYLIDELTAAGATVSAFDPEAMENVKRIKGDKAAFVENMYDALADADALIVATEWAEFRNPNFERITEALKNKLIFDGRNVFDLSKMRELGYTYYSIGRETIK
- a CDS encoding SDR family oxidoreductase, with product MKKVLITGGAGFLGSHLCERFIKEGFHVIAMDNLITGDMKNIEHLMPLENFEFYHHDVSKYIHIPGKLDYILHFASPASPIDYLKIPIPTLKVGSLGTHNCLGLALAKGARMLIASTSEVYGDPMVHPQNEDYWGNVNPVGPRGVYDEAKRFQEAMTMAYHTFHGVETRIVRIFNTYGPRMRLNDGRALPAFIGQALRGEDITVFGDGSQTRSFCYVDDLIEGIYRLLMSDYVHPVNVGNPDEISILDFANEIIKLTGTDQKVVFKPLPKDDPKQRKPDITRAKEILGWQPKVNRADGLKITYDYFKNLPTEDLYKYAHPREFK
- a CDS encoding type II toxin-antitoxin system HicB family antitoxin, with amino-acid sequence MLTYKILLNKAPEGGYCVSVPALPGCLTYGENIDEALLMTKEAIELYIEELQERD